The following coding sequences are from one Microtus pennsylvanicus isolate mMicPen1 chromosome 1, mMicPen1.hap1, whole genome shotgun sequence window:
- the Hsph1 gene encoding heat shock protein 105 kDa isoform X3, whose product MASERLLCHHGDAGRPRGRPSFHWVESFSKAREEGSGSGTWRGRWRRRSVISFGPKNRTIGVAAKNQQITHANNTVSSFKRFHGRAFSDPFIQKEKASLSYDLVSMKNGGVGIKVMYMDEEHLFSVEQITAMLLTKLKETAENNLKKPVTDCVISVPSFFTDAERRSVLDAAQIVGLNCLRLMNDMTAVALNYGIYKQDLPGADEKPRVVVFVDMGHSSFQVSACAFNKGKLKVLGTAFDPFLGGKNFDEKLVEHFCAEFKTKYKLDAKSKIRALLRLHQECEKLKKLMSSNSTDLPLNIECFMNDKDVSGKMNRSQFEELCAELLQKIEVPLHSLMEQTHLKAEDVSAIEIVGGATRIPAVKERIAKFFGKDVSTTLNADEAVARGCALQCAILSPAFKVREFSVTDAVPFPISLVWNHDSEETEGVHEVFSRNHAAPFSKVLTFLRRGPFELEAFYSDPQGVPYPEAKIGRFVVQNVSAQKDGEKSKVKVKVRVNTHGIFTISTASMVEKVPTEEDDGSSVEADMECPNQKPAESSDVDKNSQQDNSEAGTQPQVQTDAQQTSQSPPSPELTSEENKIPDADKANEKKVDQPPEAKKPKIKVVNVELPVEANLVWQLGRDLLNMYIETEGKMIMQDKLEKERNDAKNAVEECVYEFRDKLSGPYEKFICEQEHEKFLRLLTETEDWLYEEGEDQAKQAYIDKLEELMKMGTPVKVRFQEAEERPKVLEELGQRLQHYAKIAADFRGKDEKYNHIDESEMKKVEKSVNEVMEWMNNVMNAQAKRSLDQDPVVRTQEIRAKVKELNSVCEPVVTQPKPKIESPKLERTPNGPNLDKKDDLEGKDNFGAEAPHQNGECHPNEKGSVNMDLD is encoded by the exons CAAATCACTCATGCAAACAATACAGTGTCCAGCTTTAAGAGGTTTCACGGCAGAGCGTTCAGTGACCCCTTCATTCAGAAGGAAAAGGCAAGCCTGAGCTATGACTTGGTTTCAATGAAGAATGGAGGCGTTGGAATCAAG GTCATGTACATGGATGAAGAGCATCTCTTTAGCGTGGAGCAGATAACAGCCATGTTGCTGACTAAGTTAAAGGAAACTGCAGAAAACAACCTCAAGAAGCCAGTAACAGATTGTGTCATTTCA GTCCCCTCCTTCTTCACAGACGCTGAGAGGAGGTCTGTCCTGGATGCTGCACAGATTGTGGGCTTGAACTGCTTACGGCTCATGAACGACATGACAGCTG TTGCTTTGAATTACGGCATTTATAAGCAGGACCTGCCAGGCGCGGACGAGAAGCCTCGAGTAGTGGTGTTTGTGGACATGGGGCACTCCTCTTTCCAGGTGTCTGCCTGCGCCTTCAACAAAGGGAAACTGAAG GTTCTGGGCACAGCATTTGACCCCTTCTTAGGAGGAAAGAACTTTGATGAGAAGCTGGTGGAGCATTTTTGTGCTGAGTTTAAAACCAAGTACAAGTTAGATGCAAAATCTAAAATCCGAGCCCTCCTTCGTCTGCATCAGGAGTGTGAGAAATTGAAAAAGCTCATGAGCTCCAACAGCACAGACTTGCCACTGAACATTGAATGCTTCATGAATGACAAAGACGTCTCTGGGAAGATGAACAG GTCCCAGTTTGAGGAACTGTGTGCAGAACTCCTGCAAAAAATAGAGGTCCCCCTTCATTCACTGATGGAACAAACGCACCTCAAGGCCGAAGATGTGAGTGCCATTGAGATAGTTGGAGGTGCCACGAGAATTCCAGCTGTGAAAGAAAGAATTGCCAAATTCTTTGGAAAAGATGTCAGCACCACACTCAATGCGGATGAAGCCGTGGCCAGAGGGTGTGCCCTGCAG TGTGCGATTCTCTCTCCGGCATTTAAAGTTCGAGAGTTCTCCGTCACAGATGCCGTTCCTTTTCCAATTTCTCTGGTCTGGAACCACGACTCCGAAGAGACCGAAGG TGTTCATGAGGTGTTCAGTCGAAACCATGCTGCTCCTTTCTCCAAAGTTCTCACCTTCTTGAGAAGGGGACCTTTCGAGCTGGAAGCGTTCTATTCGGACCCTCAAGGAGTTCCATATCCAGAAGCCAAAATAG GCCGTTTTGTTGTTCAGAATGTTTCTGCacaaaaagatggagaaaagtcTAAAGTGAAAGTCAAAGTGCGTGTGAACACACACGGCATCTTCACCATCTCCACGGCATCCATGGTGGAAAAGGTCCCAACTGAGGAGGACGACGGGTCTTCTGTCGAGGCAGACATGGAGTGTCCAAACCAGAAACCAGCAGAAAGCTCGGATGTGGAT AAAAATAGCCAGCAAGACAACAGTGAAGCTGGAACACAGCCCCAGGTACAAACTGATGCTCAGCAAACCTCACAGTCTCCCCCTTCACCTGAACTTacctcagaagaaaacaaaatcccagaTGCTGACAAA gcaaatgaaaagaaagttgATCAGCCTCCAGAAGccaaaaaacctaaaataaaagtgGTAAACGTTGAGCTGCCTGTAGAAGCCAACTTGGTCTGGCAGCTAGGGAGAGACCTTCTTAACATGTACATTGAGACTGAG ggGAAGATGATAATGCAGGACAAactggagaaggagagaaacGACGCTAAAAACgcagtggaggagtgtgtgtACGAGTTCAGGGACAAGCTGTCTGGACCCTATGAGAAATTCATATGCGAGCAG GAACATGAGAAGTTCCTGAGGCttctcacagagacagaagactGGCTGTatgaggaaggagaggaccagGCCAAGCAAGCATATATTGACAAGCTGGAAGAGCTGATG AAAATGGGTACTCCTGTTAAAGTCCGGTTTCAAGAAGCCGAGGAACGGCCGAAAGTATTGGAGGAGCTGGGGCAGCGGCTGCAGCACTATGCCAAGATTGCAGCGGACTTCAGAGGCAAG GATGAGAAATACAACCACATTGATGAATCTGAAATGAAGAAGGTTGAGAAGTCTGTTAATGAGGTGATGGAGTGGATGAATAATGTCATGAATGCTCAGGCTAAAAGGAGTCTTGACCAGGACCCTGTTGTGCGCACTCAGGAGATAAGAGCGAAAGTCAAG GAACTGAACAGCGTTTGTGAGCCTGTTGTAACTCAACCCAAACCAAAAATTGAATCACCTAAACTGGAGAGAACTCCCAATGGCCCAAATCTTGACAAGAAAGATGATTTAGAAGGCAAAGATAATTTTGGTGCTGAAGCCCCGCATCAGAATGGTGAATGCCACCCTAACGAAAAGGGCTCTGTCAACATGGACCTGGACTAG
- the Hsph1 gene encoding heat shock protein 105 kDa isoform X2: MSVVGLDVGSQSCYIAVARAGGIETIANEFSDRCTPSVISFGPKNRTIGVAAKNQQITHANNTVSSFKRFHGRAFSDPFIQKEKASLSYDLVSMKNGGVGIKVMYMDEEHLFSVEQITAMLLTKLKETAENNLKKPVTDCVISVPSFFTDAERRSVLDAAQIVGLNCLRLMNDMTAVALNYGIYKQDLPGADEKPRVVVFVDMGHSSFQVSACAFNKGKLKVLGTAFDPFLGGKNFDEKLVEHFCAEFKTKYKLDAKSKIRALLRLHQECEKLKKLMSSNSTDLPLNIECFMNDKDVSGKMNRSQFEELCAELLQKIEVPLHSLMEQTHLKAEDVSAIEIVGGATRIPAVKERIAKFFGKDVSTTLNADEAVARGCALQCAILSPAFKVREFSVTDAVPFPISLVWNHDSEETEGVHEVFSRNHAAPFSKVLTFLRRGPFELEAFYSDPQGVPYPEAKIGRFVVQNVSAQKDGEKSKVKVKVRVNTHGIFTISTASMVEKVPTEEDDGSSVEADMECPNQKPAESSDVDANEKKVDQPPEAKKPKIKVVNVELPVEANLVWQLGRDLLNMYIETEGKMIMQDKLEKERNDAKNAVEECVYEFRDKLSGPYEKFICEQEHEKFLRLLTETEDWLYEEGEDQAKQAYIDKLEELMKMGTPVKVRFQEAEERPKVLEELGQRLQHYAKIAADFRGKDEKYNHIDESEMKKVEKSVNEVMEWMNNVMNAQAKRSLDQDPVVRTQEIRAKVKELNSVCEPVVTQPKPKIESPKLERTPNGPNLDKKDDLEGKDNFGAEAPHQNGECHPNEKGSVNMDLD, translated from the exons CAAATCACTCATGCAAACAATACAGTGTCCAGCTTTAAGAGGTTTCACGGCAGAGCGTTCAGTGACCCCTTCATTCAGAAGGAAAAGGCAAGCCTGAGCTATGACTTGGTTTCAATGAAGAATGGAGGCGTTGGAATCAAG GTCATGTACATGGATGAAGAGCATCTCTTTAGCGTGGAGCAGATAACAGCCATGTTGCTGACTAAGTTAAAGGAAACTGCAGAAAACAACCTCAAGAAGCCAGTAACAGATTGTGTCATTTCA GTCCCCTCCTTCTTCACAGACGCTGAGAGGAGGTCTGTCCTGGATGCTGCACAGATTGTGGGCTTGAACTGCTTACGGCTCATGAACGACATGACAGCTG TTGCTTTGAATTACGGCATTTATAAGCAGGACCTGCCAGGCGCGGACGAGAAGCCTCGAGTAGTGGTGTTTGTGGACATGGGGCACTCCTCTTTCCAGGTGTCTGCCTGCGCCTTCAACAAAGGGAAACTGAAG GTTCTGGGCACAGCATTTGACCCCTTCTTAGGAGGAAAGAACTTTGATGAGAAGCTGGTGGAGCATTTTTGTGCTGAGTTTAAAACCAAGTACAAGTTAGATGCAAAATCTAAAATCCGAGCCCTCCTTCGTCTGCATCAGGAGTGTGAGAAATTGAAAAAGCTCATGAGCTCCAACAGCACAGACTTGCCACTGAACATTGAATGCTTCATGAATGACAAAGACGTCTCTGGGAAGATGAACAG GTCCCAGTTTGAGGAACTGTGTGCAGAACTCCTGCAAAAAATAGAGGTCCCCCTTCATTCACTGATGGAACAAACGCACCTCAAGGCCGAAGATGTGAGTGCCATTGAGATAGTTGGAGGTGCCACGAGAATTCCAGCTGTGAAAGAAAGAATTGCCAAATTCTTTGGAAAAGATGTCAGCACCACACTCAATGCGGATGAAGCCGTGGCCAGAGGGTGTGCCCTGCAG TGTGCGATTCTCTCTCCGGCATTTAAAGTTCGAGAGTTCTCCGTCACAGATGCCGTTCCTTTTCCAATTTCTCTGGTCTGGAACCACGACTCCGAAGAGACCGAAGG TGTTCATGAGGTGTTCAGTCGAAACCATGCTGCTCCTTTCTCCAAAGTTCTCACCTTCTTGAGAAGGGGACCTTTCGAGCTGGAAGCGTTCTATTCGGACCCTCAAGGAGTTCCATATCCAGAAGCCAAAATAG GCCGTTTTGTTGTTCAGAATGTTTCTGCacaaaaagatggagaaaagtcTAAAGTGAAAGTCAAAGTGCGTGTGAACACACACGGCATCTTCACCATCTCCACGGCATCCATGGTGGAAAAGGTCCCAACTGAGGAGGACGACGGGTCTTCTGTCGAGGCAGACATGGAGTGTCCAAACCAGAAACCAGCAGAAAGCTCGGATGTGGAT gcaaatgaaaagaaagttgATCAGCCTCCAGAAGccaaaaaacctaaaataaaagtgGTAAACGTTGAGCTGCCTGTAGAAGCCAACTTGGTCTGGCAGCTAGGGAGAGACCTTCTTAACATGTACATTGAGACTGAG ggGAAGATGATAATGCAGGACAAactggagaaggagagaaacGACGCTAAAAACgcagtggaggagtgtgtgtACGAGTTCAGGGACAAGCTGTCTGGACCCTATGAGAAATTCATATGCGAGCAG GAACATGAGAAGTTCCTGAGGCttctcacagagacagaagactGGCTGTatgaggaaggagaggaccagGCCAAGCAAGCATATATTGACAAGCTGGAAGAGCTGATG AAAATGGGTACTCCTGTTAAAGTCCGGTTTCAAGAAGCCGAGGAACGGCCGAAAGTATTGGAGGAGCTGGGGCAGCGGCTGCAGCACTATGCCAAGATTGCAGCGGACTTCAGAGGCAAG GATGAGAAATACAACCACATTGATGAATCTGAAATGAAGAAGGTTGAGAAGTCTGTTAATGAGGTGATGGAGTGGATGAATAATGTCATGAATGCTCAGGCTAAAAGGAGTCTTGACCAGGACCCTGTTGTGCGCACTCAGGAGATAAGAGCGAAAGTCAAG GAACTGAACAGCGTTTGTGAGCCTGTTGTAACTCAACCCAAACCAAAAATTGAATCACCTAAACTGGAGAGAACTCCCAATGGCCCAAATCTTGACAAGAAAGATGATTTAGAAGGCAAAGATAATTTTGGTGCTGAAGCCCCGCATCAGAATGGTGAATGCCACCCTAACGAAAAGGGCTCTGTCAACATGGACCTGGACTAG
- the Hsph1 gene encoding heat shock protein 105 kDa isoform X1, whose protein sequence is MSVVGLDVGSQSCYIAVARAGGIETIANEFSDRCTPSVISFGPKNRTIGVAAKNQQITHANNTVSSFKRFHGRAFSDPFIQKEKASLSYDLVSMKNGGVGIKVMYMDEEHLFSVEQITAMLLTKLKETAENNLKKPVTDCVISVPSFFTDAERRSVLDAAQIVGLNCLRLMNDMTAVALNYGIYKQDLPGADEKPRVVVFVDMGHSSFQVSACAFNKGKLKVLGTAFDPFLGGKNFDEKLVEHFCAEFKTKYKLDAKSKIRALLRLHQECEKLKKLMSSNSTDLPLNIECFMNDKDVSGKMNRSQFEELCAELLQKIEVPLHSLMEQTHLKAEDVSAIEIVGGATRIPAVKERIAKFFGKDVSTTLNADEAVARGCALQCAILSPAFKVREFSVTDAVPFPISLVWNHDSEETEGVHEVFSRNHAAPFSKVLTFLRRGPFELEAFYSDPQGVPYPEAKIGRFVVQNVSAQKDGEKSKVKVKVRVNTHGIFTISTASMVEKVPTEEDDGSSVEADMECPNQKPAESSDVDKNSQQDNSEAGTQPQVQTDAQQTSQSPPSPELTSEENKIPDADKANEKKVDQPPEAKKPKIKVVNVELPVEANLVWQLGRDLLNMYIETEGKMIMQDKLEKERNDAKNAVEECVYEFRDKLSGPYEKFICEQEHEKFLRLLTETEDWLYEEGEDQAKQAYIDKLEELMKMGTPVKVRFQEAEERPKVLEELGQRLQHYAKIAADFRGKDEKYNHIDESEMKKVEKSVNEVMEWMNNVMNAQAKRSLDQDPVVRTQEIRAKVKELNSVCEPVVTQPKPKIESPKLERTPNGPNLDKKDDLEGKDNFGAEAPHQNGECHPNEKGSVNMDLD, encoded by the exons CAAATCACTCATGCAAACAATACAGTGTCCAGCTTTAAGAGGTTTCACGGCAGAGCGTTCAGTGACCCCTTCATTCAGAAGGAAAAGGCAAGCCTGAGCTATGACTTGGTTTCAATGAAGAATGGAGGCGTTGGAATCAAG GTCATGTACATGGATGAAGAGCATCTCTTTAGCGTGGAGCAGATAACAGCCATGTTGCTGACTAAGTTAAAGGAAACTGCAGAAAACAACCTCAAGAAGCCAGTAACAGATTGTGTCATTTCA GTCCCCTCCTTCTTCACAGACGCTGAGAGGAGGTCTGTCCTGGATGCTGCACAGATTGTGGGCTTGAACTGCTTACGGCTCATGAACGACATGACAGCTG TTGCTTTGAATTACGGCATTTATAAGCAGGACCTGCCAGGCGCGGACGAGAAGCCTCGAGTAGTGGTGTTTGTGGACATGGGGCACTCCTCTTTCCAGGTGTCTGCCTGCGCCTTCAACAAAGGGAAACTGAAG GTTCTGGGCACAGCATTTGACCCCTTCTTAGGAGGAAAGAACTTTGATGAGAAGCTGGTGGAGCATTTTTGTGCTGAGTTTAAAACCAAGTACAAGTTAGATGCAAAATCTAAAATCCGAGCCCTCCTTCGTCTGCATCAGGAGTGTGAGAAATTGAAAAAGCTCATGAGCTCCAACAGCACAGACTTGCCACTGAACATTGAATGCTTCATGAATGACAAAGACGTCTCTGGGAAGATGAACAG GTCCCAGTTTGAGGAACTGTGTGCAGAACTCCTGCAAAAAATAGAGGTCCCCCTTCATTCACTGATGGAACAAACGCACCTCAAGGCCGAAGATGTGAGTGCCATTGAGATAGTTGGAGGTGCCACGAGAATTCCAGCTGTGAAAGAAAGAATTGCCAAATTCTTTGGAAAAGATGTCAGCACCACACTCAATGCGGATGAAGCCGTGGCCAGAGGGTGTGCCCTGCAG TGTGCGATTCTCTCTCCGGCATTTAAAGTTCGAGAGTTCTCCGTCACAGATGCCGTTCCTTTTCCAATTTCTCTGGTCTGGAACCACGACTCCGAAGAGACCGAAGG TGTTCATGAGGTGTTCAGTCGAAACCATGCTGCTCCTTTCTCCAAAGTTCTCACCTTCTTGAGAAGGGGACCTTTCGAGCTGGAAGCGTTCTATTCGGACCCTCAAGGAGTTCCATATCCAGAAGCCAAAATAG GCCGTTTTGTTGTTCAGAATGTTTCTGCacaaaaagatggagaaaagtcTAAAGTGAAAGTCAAAGTGCGTGTGAACACACACGGCATCTTCACCATCTCCACGGCATCCATGGTGGAAAAGGTCCCAACTGAGGAGGACGACGGGTCTTCTGTCGAGGCAGACATGGAGTGTCCAAACCAGAAACCAGCAGAAAGCTCGGATGTGGAT AAAAATAGCCAGCAAGACAACAGTGAAGCTGGAACACAGCCCCAGGTACAAACTGATGCTCAGCAAACCTCACAGTCTCCCCCTTCACCTGAACTTacctcagaagaaaacaaaatcccagaTGCTGACAAA gcaaatgaaaagaaagttgATCAGCCTCCAGAAGccaaaaaacctaaaataaaagtgGTAAACGTTGAGCTGCCTGTAGAAGCCAACTTGGTCTGGCAGCTAGGGAGAGACCTTCTTAACATGTACATTGAGACTGAG ggGAAGATGATAATGCAGGACAAactggagaaggagagaaacGACGCTAAAAACgcagtggaggagtgtgtgtACGAGTTCAGGGACAAGCTGTCTGGACCCTATGAGAAATTCATATGCGAGCAG GAACATGAGAAGTTCCTGAGGCttctcacagagacagaagactGGCTGTatgaggaaggagaggaccagGCCAAGCAAGCATATATTGACAAGCTGGAAGAGCTGATG AAAATGGGTACTCCTGTTAAAGTCCGGTTTCAAGAAGCCGAGGAACGGCCGAAAGTATTGGAGGAGCTGGGGCAGCGGCTGCAGCACTATGCCAAGATTGCAGCGGACTTCAGAGGCAAG GATGAGAAATACAACCACATTGATGAATCTGAAATGAAGAAGGTTGAGAAGTCTGTTAATGAGGTGATGGAGTGGATGAATAATGTCATGAATGCTCAGGCTAAAAGGAGTCTTGACCAGGACCCTGTTGTGCGCACTCAGGAGATAAGAGCGAAAGTCAAG GAACTGAACAGCGTTTGTGAGCCTGTTGTAACTCAACCCAAACCAAAAATTGAATCACCTAAACTGGAGAGAACTCCCAATGGCCCAAATCTTGACAAGAAAGATGATTTAGAAGGCAAAGATAATTTTGGTGCTGAAGCCCCGCATCAGAATGGTGAATGCCACCCTAACGAAAAGGGCTCTGTCAACATGGACCTGGACTAG